From Oceanococcus sp. HetDA_MAG_MS8, the proteins below share one genomic window:
- a CDS encoding DUF2334 domain-containing protein, with product MSLLTPAWLSIHDLMPQTLDQVGQLLDLLDNHGYARVDLLVVPDVGWNAAQLQRLQHWAQQGYRLVAHGWQHRAPYIRGLRHRVHAALLSRDVAEHLSFTPGEELALMQRSQSWFAQHDLPTPQHYVPPAWALGRLRPEQLRQSGYASVEVLQGCFLKPSMRLHRLPLVGFEADTTLRARALLPWNQAQEALATLTGRPLRIALHPHDLSLKLAHTIAPLLSRVQAIDPQAWFNDTIKKPRQSWRGFPADAA from the coding sequence ATGTCGCTGCTCACCCCCGCTTGGTTGTCCATTCATGACCTCATGCCCCAGACCCTGGATCAGGTGGGCCAGCTTCTCGACCTACTGGACAATCATGGCTATGCACGGGTTGATCTACTAGTTGTACCCGATGTGGGCTGGAATGCTGCGCAGTTACAACGACTGCAGCATTGGGCGCAGCAGGGGTATCGCTTGGTGGCCCATGGCTGGCAGCATCGGGCGCCGTATATTCGAGGCCTGCGCCATCGCGTCCACGCTGCCCTACTCTCCAGAGATGTAGCCGAGCATCTGAGCTTTACGCCCGGCGAAGAACTCGCGCTCATGCAGCGCTCACAGTCATGGTTTGCTCAGCATGATTTGCCCACACCGCAGCACTATGTGCCGCCGGCCTGGGCTCTAGGCAGGCTACGCCCCGAGCAGCTTCGCCAAAGTGGTTATGCGTCGGTGGAGGTGCTACAAGGATGTTTTCTGAAGCCCTCCATGCGGCTACACCGCCTGCCCCTGGTGGGCTTTGAGGCGGATACCACGCTGCGGGCGCGGGCCCTCCTGCCCTGGAATCAGGCCCAGGAAGCGCTGGCGACTCTCACGGGTCGCCCATTGCGTATCGCACTACACCCCCATGACCTCAGTCTCAAACTCGCGCATACCATCGCTCCCTTACTGAGCAGAGTACAAGCCATCGACCCGCAGGCTTGGTTCAATGACACCATAAAAAAACCCCGCCAAAGCTGGCGGGGTTTTCCGGCTGATGCTGCTTAG
- a CDS encoding cation acetate symporter, with protein sequence MELQTWIYWAVGSTFALYMGIAIWARAGSTKEFYVAGGGVNPVANGMATAADWMSAASFISMAGLIAFLGYNASAYLMGWTGGYVLLALLLAPYLRKFGKFTVPEFIGDRYYSRTARLVAVVCLIVASITYVIGQMKGVGVAFGRFLEVEFETGVLIGMGIVFFYAVLGGMKGITYTQIAQYCVLIFAYTVPAVFISLQITGNPLPQLGLGGTLADGSGVFMLEKLDQIVTDLGFAKYTDPGGSTLNMFLLTASLMIGTAGLPHVIIRFFTVPKVSDARKSAGWALVFIAILYTTAPAVGAMARMNLMDTIQTGPIGEPQSNLLYEDRPEWFKTWETTGLLQFEDKNGDGRIQYYNDKNPEFAAKAAAMGWAGNEMVKVDRDIMVLANPEIAKLPNWVIALVAAGGLAAALSTAAGLLLAISSAISHDLLKGTFTPDISEKGELMAGRIAMAGAIGLAGYLGMNPPGFAAQVVALAFGLAASSIFPALMMGIFSKRVNKAGAITGMLSGLLFTLVYIFIYKGWFFIAGTNWLPNSPDAWLLGIAPESIGAVGALVNFVMAFVVSRLTAEPPAHIQELVESIRVPRGAGMAQAH encoded by the coding sequence ATGGAGCTTCAAACCTGGATCTACTGGGCGGTTGGTAGCACTTTTGCGCTGTACATGGGCATTGCTATTTGGGCACGCGCAGGCAGCACCAAAGAGTTTTATGTGGCTGGTGGCGGGGTCAATCCAGTGGCCAACGGCATGGCCACAGCCGCGGACTGGATGAGTGCGGCTTCGTTTATTTCTATGGCCGGCTTGATTGCCTTCTTGGGCTATAACGCCTCCGCCTACTTGATGGGATGGACCGGCGGCTATGTGCTACTCGCCTTGCTGCTCGCTCCTTACCTGCGCAAGTTCGGCAAATTCACCGTGCCGGAGTTTATTGGTGACCGTTACTACTCCCGAACCGCACGCCTCGTCGCGGTGGTCTGCCTCATCGTAGCCTCCATTACCTATGTGATCGGCCAGATGAAAGGCGTGGGTGTGGCCTTTGGGCGCTTTCTCGAGGTGGAGTTTGAAACCGGTGTGTTGATCGGTATGGGGATCGTCTTCTTCTACGCGGTACTTGGCGGAATGAAGGGGATTACCTACACCCAGATCGCCCAATACTGTGTGCTGATTTTTGCCTACACCGTTCCCGCTGTGTTCATCTCACTGCAAATTACCGGCAACCCTCTGCCGCAATTGGGCTTAGGTGGAACCCTGGCCGATGGCAGCGGTGTTTTCATGCTAGAGAAGCTGGACCAAATTGTCACCGATCTGGGCTTTGCCAAGTACACCGATCCGGGCGGCTCCACCTTGAATATGTTCCTGCTCACGGCATCGCTAATGATCGGAACGGCGGGCTTGCCCCATGTGATCATTCGTTTCTTCACCGTGCCTAAAGTTTCTGATGCACGGAAGTCTGCAGGTTGGGCATTGGTGTTCATCGCCATTCTCTACACCACGGCGCCTGCCGTAGGCGCTATGGCGCGGATGAATCTGATGGACACCATTCAGACCGGGCCGATTGGTGAACCACAAAGCAACCTGCTGTATGAGGACCGTCCAGAGTGGTTCAAAACCTGGGAAACCACCGGGCTGCTGCAGTTTGAAGATAAAAATGGCGATGGCCGTATTCAGTACTACAACGACAAGAACCCAGAGTTTGCTGCCAAAGCCGCCGCTATGGGCTGGGCAGGCAATGAAATGGTGAAGGTGGATCGGGACATTATGGTTCTGGCCAACCCGGAAATTGCCAAATTGCCGAACTGGGTGATCGCTTTGGTCGCTGCAGGTGGCCTGGCCGCAGCATTGTCTACGGCGGCAGGTTTGCTATTGGCCATTTCTTCGGCCATCTCCCATGACCTGCTCAAAGGCACATTTACTCCCGACATATCGGAGAAAGGTGAGCTCATGGCCGGCCGTATTGCCATGGCGGGCGCCATTGGCCTGGCAGGTTATTTGGGGATGAATCCGCCGGGTTTTGCCGCGCAGGTGGTGGCCTTGGCCTTTGGTTTGGCGGCCTCATCCATCTTCCCAGCTTTGATGATGGGGATCTTCTCCAAGCGGGTGAATAAGGCCGGCGCCATTACTGGCATGCTGTCGGGCTTGCTCTTCACGCTGGTTTACATCTTCATTTACAAAGGCTGGTTCTTCATTGCTGGTACCAATTGGCTTCCGAATAGCCCCGATGCCTGGTTGCTGGGCATTGCTCCGGAATCCATTGGCGCCGTCGGAGCTTTGGTGAACTTTGTGATGGCCTTTGTGGTGTCTCGCTTGACCGCGGAGCCCCCGGCGCATATCCAGGAGCTGGTAGAAAGTATTCGCGTACCTCGTGGTGCCGGTATGGCCCAAGCTCACTAG
- a CDS encoding DUF4212 domain-containing protein, which yields MSLPDKAEAYWKANLSLVGKLMAVWFIVSYGFGILLADFLNQFSIGGIKLGFFFAQQGAVYVFVVLIFIYVKKMGDIDRQFDVDEE from the coding sequence ATGTCCTTACCGGATAAGGCTGAGGCCTATTGGAAGGCCAACCTGAGCTTGGTGGGCAAGCTGATGGCCGTATGGTTCATCGTGTCCTATGGCTTTGGCATCTTGCTCGCAGATTTCCTAAACCAGTTTTCCATTGGTGGAATCAAATTGGGCTTTTTCTTTGCCCAGCAGGGTGCTGTGTATGTATTCGTTGTTCTGATCTTCATCTACGTGAAGAAAATGGGCGACATCGACCGTCAATTTGACGTAGACGAGGAGTAA
- a CDS encoding 3'-5' exonuclease: MTWGLSKLWWRSALLCAVLVLVSAAIVIWQPSPFTAALAALNLFCSTGLLRLWARSERRPAWEPRLAHAVDLWCSANPEHALDDDRVPAGVREAVETLVGHMRQAGGQTAVAVAEATSGHEQDRDLLRGLIEAREGALIVSTLDGRVLLYNASAQQLLQEDGQLGLGRSLFIVFRRWAISHFVGRLPSDGRRIQGVLVSRGGTVVRARFSRLLLGQREGLLLQLDSLDMQGQQARWGAQWLEPQRALLANLQAATETLRDHPDLPAEQARSLLEVVHTEAAKLGAGLAEVADALQGQQGLPLDDVALGDLLRLMADRAKLELDPESPAGLWVHAESASLVALVSLACRWMRGHQVQPLRVQGAQQEGHPVIRLHWAGQNIDAAEARSWQHTPVNDDGQTPWTPEQLLEWQGGTIWIDTHRDGGVIHLLLQPAAAPDQNLSAATELPARPEYFDFGLFDQALDREQEDQPLDRLALTVFDTETTGLQPGQGDEIISIGAIRVLNGRLIGQELFESLVRTARPIHPESQKIHGIRAEMLADAPGQADALGRFLQFADNSILVGHNVAFDMRFLDLAGKRHQLRIPQLALDTLLLSAVVYPERDQHSLEAIAERLGVTVLGRHTSLGDALVTAEVLCRLLPLLQQKGIRTLGEAMAASRESWYARLAY, translated from the coding sequence GTGACCTGGGGTTTGTCCAAGCTCTGGTGGCGATCGGCGCTGCTGTGCGCTGTTCTTGTGCTTGTGAGTGCCGCCATCGTGATCTGGCAACCCAGCCCCTTCACAGCAGCCCTCGCGGCCCTGAATCTGTTTTGTTCTACAGGTTTATTGCGGCTGTGGGCGCGCAGCGAGCGCCGTCCAGCCTGGGAGCCCAGGCTCGCTCATGCGGTAGATTTATGGTGCAGTGCGAACCCCGAACATGCACTGGATGATGATCGTGTACCTGCCGGAGTGCGAGAGGCTGTAGAGACCCTGGTTGGGCATATGCGCCAGGCCGGAGGTCAGACCGCTGTGGCGGTGGCTGAAGCCACCTCAGGACATGAGCAAGACCGAGATTTGTTGCGGGGTTTGATCGAGGCCAGGGAGGGCGCGTTGATCGTGAGTACCTTGGATGGCCGCGTCTTGCTCTACAACGCCTCGGCTCAGCAACTGCTCCAAGAGGATGGGCAGCTTGGATTAGGACGCTCCTTATTCATCGTATTCCGGCGCTGGGCCATCAGCCATTTTGTCGGGCGTCTGCCCAGCGATGGCCGCCGGATTCAAGGGGTTCTGGTGAGTCGCGGGGGGACGGTGGTCCGCGCGCGCTTCAGCCGATTGTTGCTAGGCCAAAGAGAAGGTTTATTGCTGCAACTGGATTCTCTGGATATGCAGGGCCAGCAAGCTCGCTGGGGAGCACAATGGTTGGAACCGCAGCGCGCCTTATTGGCCAACCTCCAAGCGGCGACCGAAACCCTGAGGGATCATCCCGACTTGCCGGCGGAGCAGGCGCGCTCTTTGCTGGAGGTAGTGCATACCGAGGCCGCCAAGCTTGGAGCGGGGTTAGCCGAGGTTGCAGACGCCTTGCAAGGGCAGCAGGGTTTGCCGCTGGATGATGTGGCCCTCGGAGATTTACTCCGCTTGATGGCCGACCGGGCCAAGCTGGAGCTTGACCCTGAGAGCCCCGCCGGTCTGTGGGTTCATGCGGAGTCGGCCAGCTTGGTGGCGTTGGTGAGCCTGGCATGCCGCTGGATGCGTGGGCATCAGGTTCAACCGCTACGCGTGCAGGGGGCACAGCAGGAGGGTCATCCCGTTATTCGCTTGCACTGGGCCGGCCAAAATATTGATGCGGCTGAGGCTCGTTCGTGGCAACACACCCCCGTCAATGATGATGGACAAACACCCTGGACCCCCGAGCAATTGTTGGAGTGGCAGGGCGGCACCATCTGGATTGACACTCATCGCGATGGCGGCGTCATCCACCTGCTGCTACAACCTGCGGCGGCACCGGACCAGAATTTGAGTGCGGCTACGGAGCTGCCAGCACGACCAGAATATTTTGACTTCGGTTTATTCGATCAGGCTCTGGATCGGGAGCAAGAGGATCAGCCCCTGGATCGACTGGCGTTGACGGTGTTTGATACCGAGACCACCGGGCTACAGCCTGGTCAGGGCGATGAAATTATTTCCATCGGCGCTATTCGCGTGCTCAATGGTCGCCTCATTGGCCAGGAGCTCTTTGAGTCCTTGGTTCGTACCGCGCGCCCTATTCATCCCGAGTCCCAAAAAATTCATGGGATTCGGGCGGAAATGCTGGCCGATGCGCCGGGTCAAGCCGATGCTCTGGGCCGGTTTTTGCAGTTCGCCGATAACTCCATCCTCGTTGGCCATAACGTGGCTTTTGATATGCGCTTTCTGGATTTGGCGGGCAAGCGTCACCAGCTTAGGATTCCACAGCTGGCCTTAGACACCTTATTGCTGAGCGCGGTGGTGTACCCCGAGCGTGACCAGCACAGTTTGGAGGCCATTGCCGAGCGACTTGGGGTGACCGTGTTGGGGCGCCACACCTCTTTGGGTGATGCCCTGGTGACTGCCGAGGTACTGTGCCGATTGTTGCCTTTGTTGCAGCAGAAGGGAATACGCACCTTAGGAGAGGCCATGGCCGCCTCTAGAGAGAGCTGGTATGCCCGGTTGGCCTACTGA
- a CDS encoding response regulator codes for MSDAATVLVADDEDNILVSLEFLLARAGFSVLVARDGEAALEMAQQHHPDLLLLDVMMPKLDGFSVCQALRALPEFAHTPIVMLTAKGRDADRVKGRALGATDYVIKPFSTRELLTRVQGLLDQAKEP; via the coding sequence ATGAGTGATGCAGCCACCGTTCTTGTTGCCGACGATGAAGACAATATCCTGGTGTCCTTGGAATTTCTGCTGGCGCGGGCCGGCTTTAGCGTACTCGTGGCCCGCGATGGTGAGGCCGCCCTGGAGATGGCCCAGCAACACCATCCTGACCTGCTCCTGCTGGATGTCATGATGCCCAAACTGGATGGCTTTAGCGTATGCCAAGCTCTGCGCGCTTTGCCGGAATTCGCGCATACGCCCATCGTCATGCTCACGGCGAAGGGACGTGACGCCGACCGTGTGAAGGGGCGCGCGCTGGGCGCAACGGACTATGTCATCAAGCCATTTTCCACACGCGAACTGCTCACTCGCGTCCAGGGGCTGCTCGACCAGGCGAAGGAGCCATAG
- a CDS encoding histidine kinase has protein sequence MTLTALLLAAAWIALLFLVAYRVDARATRPRSSALTYTLSLAVYCTSWTYYGSVGAAADNGLGFLPVYLGPTLVALLFPLFLPRLIALSQRHRVSSVPDLLAARYGKSASLAALATLVALLGVVPYIALQLRAVDLSFALLAGVEGGGLLGSFTTLAIAMGMAVFAILFGTRNLQVTEQHHGMVRAIALESLLKLAALLLVAGYVVVEVWPAGRGLGAALDAQAADWLQVSRPGRGYGDWFVLMLLSAGAVVLLPRQFQMLVVENDNPDHARTASWMFPLYLLLINLAVLPLALAGLSMFGDQDSADIWVLALPLALDAPWLAQLAFLGGLSAATGMIIVETTALATMVSNDWALPLFLRARRGAAVPVRLGQRLLVIRRWSMVLILLAGYAYAEAVSAQRSLVSIGLVSFAAVAQFLPAVVLGLLWTQVRKRAVAVGLAAGCLIWLHSLFLPSVWPQYEDYWPAILAPTQLLGVDAFSPLSHGVFWSLGMNLLLTVLFSLWGRPRATEIAQAEDFVHAMRGTPATAMPSLWRGGVAMADLESLLRHVLGAERTAELLAQTGPQVQADSELLQAVESELAAAVGSASARILVGSVANAHEMSQDEVFALLAETSGALRMARELQHKSDALERATRDLRAANLRLRELDRLKDDFVSTVTHELRTPLTSIRAFTEIMRDDAELSEAERSRFLKIVIDESDRLTRLIEQVLDLSKLESESTADNAGVLDVHAAVERAVGVLRSLADQQAVAVELVLDATQVQVRGDPDRLHQVLVNLIANALKFCPADGGRVQIRSRNEGDEIVIMVSDNGPGIAAEEQELIFDRFRQARRQERRASGTGLGLAITKRIVEHWGGRIWVHSNPGWGAQFSFSLPVQEASHE, from the coding sequence ATGACACTCACCGCGCTGCTGCTTGCAGCGGCCTGGATTGCCCTGCTGTTTTTGGTGGCTTACAGGGTGGATGCACGCGCCACCCGTCCGCGTAGCTCAGCTCTGACATACACCTTGTCACTCGCCGTGTATTGCACATCCTGGACCTACTACGGTTCGGTTGGCGCTGCCGCTGACAATGGATTGGGCTTTTTGCCGGTGTACCTGGGGCCAACACTGGTCGCTTTGTTGTTTCCACTGTTTCTACCGAGGCTCATTGCGCTCAGTCAGCGCCACAGGGTGTCGTCCGTGCCAGACCTGTTGGCGGCGCGCTATGGCAAGAGCGCCAGCTTGGCAGCACTGGCCACCCTCGTGGCTTTGCTCGGCGTGGTGCCTTATATCGCCCTGCAACTTCGCGCGGTGGATCTGAGCTTCGCTCTACTGGCAGGGGTGGAAGGAGGTGGGTTGCTGGGTTCCTTCACGACATTGGCCATTGCAATGGGTATGGCGGTGTTTGCGATTTTGTTTGGTACCCGCAACCTTCAAGTTACCGAGCAGCATCACGGTATGGTTCGCGCCATTGCTCTGGAATCGCTACTCAAGCTTGCCGCGTTATTGCTGGTGGCCGGTTATGTCGTCGTGGAGGTTTGGCCGGCGGGGCGGGGCTTAGGCGCTGCCCTTGATGCGCAAGCTGCTGACTGGCTGCAGGTATCGCGACCAGGGCGTGGCTACGGCGACTGGTTCGTTCTGATGCTGTTATCAGCCGGAGCAGTGGTTCTGCTGCCGCGGCAGTTTCAAATGTTGGTGGTCGAGAACGACAATCCCGATCATGCGCGCACCGCCTCCTGGATGTTCCCGCTGTATTTGTTGCTCATTAATTTAGCGGTACTGCCGCTGGCCTTGGCGGGTTTGAGCATGTTCGGGGACCAGGACTCCGCAGACATTTGGGTGTTGGCACTGCCGCTCGCTCTGGATGCCCCATGGTTGGCGCAGCTGGCCTTTCTCGGTGGGCTGTCAGCAGCGACCGGGATGATTATTGTGGAGACCACCGCGCTGGCAACGATGGTCAGTAATGACTGGGCATTGCCCTTATTTCTGCGTGCCCGGCGCGGGGCTGCCGTCCCCGTGCGTCTGGGGCAGCGCTTGCTGGTCATTCGCCGTTGGAGCATGGTGCTGATTCTGTTGGCCGGCTATGCCTATGCGGAGGCGGTCAGCGCGCAGCGATCCTTAGTGTCCATCGGCCTGGTCTCATTTGCGGCCGTTGCGCAGTTCTTACCAGCGGTTGTTTTGGGCTTGCTTTGGACTCAAGTCCGCAAAAGAGCGGTGGCCGTGGGCCTGGCCGCCGGCTGTTTGATATGGCTGCATAGCTTGTTCCTGCCCTCGGTTTGGCCGCAGTACGAGGACTACTGGCCAGCCATACTGGCGCCAACGCAGCTCCTTGGCGTGGATGCTTTTTCCCCCCTGAGTCACGGCGTGTTTTGGAGCCTGGGCATGAATCTGCTTCTCACCGTGTTGTTCTCATTGTGGGGCCGGCCGCGAGCGACCGAGATCGCGCAGGCCGAAGACTTCGTGCATGCCATGCGCGGTACACCAGCCACCGCCATGCCCAGCCTGTGGCGTGGAGGGGTGGCCATGGCTGATTTGGAAAGCCTGCTTCGGCATGTGCTGGGTGCAGAGCGCACAGCGGAGCTGCTTGCTCAGACCGGCCCGCAAGTGCAGGCCGATAGTGAACTTTTGCAGGCTGTCGAGTCCGAGCTGGCCGCGGCTGTAGGCTCCGCATCGGCAAGGATTTTGGTGGGCTCAGTGGCCAATGCGCATGAGATGAGCCAGGACGAGGTCTTTGCCCTTTTGGCGGAAACCTCCGGGGCTTTGCGCATGGCGCGTGAGCTGCAACACAAAAGCGATGCCCTGGAAAGGGCGACGCGCGATCTGCGCGCGGCAAATCTACGGCTGCGCGAGCTGGATCGCCTTAAAGACGATTTCGTGTCCACTGTGACACACGAACTACGCACGCCCCTGACCTCCATTCGCGCCTTTACCGAAATCATGCGCGACGACGCAGAGCTGAGCGAGGCCGAGCGCAGCCGGTTTCTAAAGATCGTTATCGACGAGAGTGATCGCTTAACCCGCTTGATTGAGCAGGTTCTGGATTTGTCCAAGTTGGAGTCCGAAAGCACGGCCGATAATGCAGGAGTCTTGGATGTCCATGCCGCGGTTGAGCGCGCCGTGGGGGTGCTTCGGAGCCTGGCGGACCAACAGGCTGTCGCGGTGGAGCTGGTACTGGATGCGACCCAGGTCCAGGTGCGGGGCGACCCCGATCGCCTGCACCAAGTCCTGGTCAATTTAATCGCGAACGCTCTCAAATTTTGTCCCGCAGACGGCGGTCGGGTCCAAATTCGCAGCCGGAATGAAGGAGATGAGATCGTGATAATGGTGTCAGACAACGGGCCTGGAATTGCCGCGGAGGAACAGGAACTGATCTTTGATCGTTTCCGCCAAGCGCGACGGCAGGAACGCCGAGCCTCCGGTACCGGTTTGGGGCTGGCGATTACTAAGCGAATCGTCGAGCATTGGGGTGGGCGCATCTGGGTGCATAGCAATCCAGGCTGGGGCGCCCAATTTTCATTTTCCTTGCCCGTGCAGGAGGCCTCCCATGAGTGA
- the phaC gene encoding class III poly(R)-hydroxyalkanoic acid synthase subunit PhaC — protein MTAPLFNLNPAEAALEAQRMSWGMMQLPQNLRGIVDETTGVSPRDVVWESDPVKLYRYPSAGKTKAQPLLVSYALVNRPHMMDLQHDRSVLGALSRAGHDIYLIDWGYPDPADRFTSLGDYIFGYLHDCVEQVKTMTKSPQVNLVGVCQGGVFATCYAAAHPENVRNLITMVTPVDFQTSDNLLTKWAMDSDADLTVKALGNVPGDLLNVSYLTLKPFRLNLQKYWSLLDVADNREGVENFLRMEQWIFDSPAQAGAAFAEFVRRFHQENQLIKGTLEIDGVPIRLADLQMPILNIFARDDHLVPPDASKAMEKHVGTEDYTELEFPGGHIGLYVSGRSQKLVPPAISEWLAER, from the coding sequence ATGACCGCCCCATTATTTAATCTGAACCCGGCCGAAGCCGCCCTGGAAGCCCAGCGCATGAGCTGGGGCATGATGCAGTTGCCGCAGAACTTGCGCGGCATCGTGGATGAAACCACGGGCGTCAGCCCACGGGATGTGGTGTGGGAGTCTGACCCCGTCAAACTCTACCGCTACCCCAGTGCGGGCAAGACCAAAGCCCAGCCCCTGCTAGTGAGTTATGCCTTGGTCAATCGCCCCCACATGATGGACTTACAGCACGACCGCAGTGTGTTGGGTGCATTGAGCCGCGCGGGGCATGATATTTACCTCATCGATTGGGGCTACCCCGACCCTGCAGATCGGTTTACCAGCCTAGGCGATTACATCTTTGGCTACCTGCATGATTGTGTAGAGCAGGTCAAAACGATGACCAAAAGCCCGCAGGTGAATTTGGTCGGCGTGTGTCAGGGAGGCGTTTTCGCCACCTGCTATGCAGCCGCGCATCCTGAGAATGTGCGTAATTTGATCACCATGGTGACGCCCGTCGATTTTCAAACCTCCGATAACTTGCTCACCAAGTGGGCGATGGACTCGGATGCTGACCTCACAGTGAAAGCGCTTGGCAATGTTCCAGGGGATTTACTGAATGTGTCCTACCTCACCTTAAAGCCGTTCCGGTTGAATCTGCAGAAGTACTGGTCTTTGCTGGATGTGGCCGACAATCGCGAGGGCGTGGAGAACTTTCTACGCATGGAACAATGGATTTTTGATAGTCCCGCGCAAGCCGGTGCGGCCTTTGCTGAGTTCGTGCGTCGCTTCCATCAAGAGAATCAGCTCATTAAGGGCACCCTGGAAATTGATGGCGTGCCCATTCGGCTGGCTGATCTGCAAATGCCGATCTTGAACATCTTCGCCCGGGATGATCATTTAGTACCGCCCGATGCCTCCAAGGCCATGGAAAAGCATGTGGGAACCGAGGATTACACCGAGCTGGAATTTCCTGGGGGCCACATTGGTTTGTATGTGTCCGGCCGCTCACAAAAACTGGTACCACCCGCAATTAGCGAGTGGTTAGCGGAGCGCTAA
- a CDS encoding acetyl-CoA C-acetyltransferase — MKDIVILAAKRTAIGSFGGSLAGISAVELGSKVTADALATAGIPVDAVDEVILGQVLAAGAGQNPARQSAIHAGLPQEVPALTINKVCGSGLKAVHLAAQAIALGDADCVVAGGQENMSSAAHVLPGSRNGQRMGPWTMQDSMITDGLWDAFNDFHMGITAENLASKYEISRAEQDAFAAHSQHKAAAARDAGHFASQITTIDIPRRKQEPLAFAQDEFIRGDATAEGLGGLRPAFKKDGSVTAGNASGLNDGAAVVVVASADFARNHGLTPLARVVSWASAGVDPKIMGIGPVPATQRCLNKANWDIHSLDLIEANEAFAAQALAVGRELQWDADKVNVHGGAIALGHPIGASGCRILVTLTHALQQRGGGRGLATLCIGGGQGVALALETL, encoded by the coding sequence ATGAAAGACATCGTAATTCTGGCCGCGAAACGCACTGCTATTGGCAGCTTCGGCGGTAGCTTAGCCGGCATCAGTGCCGTAGAGCTTGGCAGCAAAGTCACGGCCGACGCCCTGGCCACCGCGGGAATCCCTGTGGATGCTGTTGATGAGGTCATTCTCGGCCAAGTACTGGCGGCTGGCGCAGGCCAAAACCCAGCGCGGCAGAGCGCTATTCATGCTGGCCTCCCTCAAGAAGTTCCAGCGCTCACCATTAATAAGGTCTGCGGCAGCGGACTCAAAGCGGTGCATTTGGCAGCCCAGGCTATTGCTTTAGGTGATGCCGATTGCGTTGTCGCCGGCGGCCAAGAAAACATGAGTAGCGCAGCGCATGTGTTACCCGGATCACGCAACGGTCAACGCATGGGCCCCTGGACCATGCAAGACAGCATGATCACCGACGGCCTCTGGGATGCGTTTAATGATTTTCATATGGGCATCACGGCCGAGAACTTGGCCAGCAAGTACGAGATTTCTCGCGCGGAACAAGATGCTTTCGCCGCGCACTCCCAGCACAAGGCCGCAGCAGCAAGAGACGCTGGTCACTTTGCCAGCCAAATCACGACAATCGACATTCCAAGGCGCAAACAAGAGCCTTTGGCTTTTGCGCAGGATGAGTTCATCCGGGGCGACGCTACAGCTGAGGGCTTAGGCGGCCTACGCCCTGCCTTCAAAAAAGATGGCAGCGTCACTGCGGGCAATGCCTCCGGGCTTAATGACGGCGCCGCTGTGGTGGTTGTCGCCAGTGCCGACTTTGCCCGCAATCATGGCCTCACGCCGCTGGCCCGCGTGGTGTCCTGGGCGAGCGCTGGTGTCGACCCCAAAATTATGGGAATCGGCCCGGTCCCAGCCACCCAGCGCTGCTTGAATAAGGCCAACTGGGACATTCACAGCCTAGATTTGATTGAGGCCAATGAAGCCTTTGCTGCCCAGGCCTTAGCCGTGGGACGTGAACTTCAGTGGGATGCGGACAAGGTCAACGTCCACGGCGGCGCCATTGCACTCGGCCACCCGATTGGCGCCTCCGGCTGTCGCATTTTGGTCACGCTCACACATGCCCTGCAGCAACGCGGTGGCGGACGGGGTTTGGCCACTCTTTGTATTGGCGGCGGTCAAGGCGTCGCCCTGGCTTTAGAAACTCTATAA
- the phbB gene encoding acetoacetyl-CoA reductase, whose product MHINLKDRVALVTGGSGAIGRIICVYLARAGAGVVGNCSSLDAPSAAQLQQDAKANGWDIGLSPFNVGDFDETQIAIQRIEEEYGPIEILVNAAGITRDAPIKRMDLNQWQAVMKVNLDSCFNTCRHIAPGMAERGYGRIINISSINGQKGQFGQVNYSAAKAGMHGLTMALAQEVARKGVTVNTVSPGYIDSPMIQAVPEKIREGIQAGIPAGRFGQPRDIAAMVTYLASEQASFLTGSNIPVNGGQFMH is encoded by the coding sequence ATGCACATCAACCTCAAAGACCGCGTCGCACTAGTGACTGGCGGTAGCGGCGCCATCGGTCGCATTATTTGCGTTTACCTCGCCCGCGCAGGAGCCGGAGTGGTAGGTAACTGCTCCTCTTTGGACGCACCCTCTGCCGCCCAATTGCAACAAGATGCCAAGGCCAATGGCTGGGATATCGGCCTGTCCCCATTCAATGTGGGCGACTTCGACGAGACTCAAATCGCCATCCAGCGCATTGAAGAGGAGTATGGGCCCATCGAAATCCTAGTCAATGCCGCGGGAATTACCCGGGACGCCCCCATCAAACGGATGGATTTGAACCAGTGGCAGGCGGTGATGAAGGTCAACCTCGATAGCTGCTTCAACACCTGCCGCCATATCGCACCCGGAATGGCCGAGCGTGGCTACGGAAGAATCATCAATATTTCCTCCATCAATGGGCAAAAAGGCCAATTTGGTCAGGTGAACTACTCGGCCGCCAAAGCGGGCATGCATGGGCTCACCATGGCCTTGGCTCAAGAAGTCGCGCGCAAAGGCGTCACCGTGAATACAGTATCGCCGGGCTATATCGACAGTCCTATGATTCAAGCGGTGCCGGAAAAAATCCGCGAGGGCATTCAGGCTGGCATTCCCGCCGGTCGCTTTGGCCAGCCGCGCGATATTGCCGCCATGGTCACCTATCTAGCCTCTGAGCAAGCGTCCTTCCTCACCGGTAGTAACATCCCGGTCAATGGCGGGCAATTCATGCACTAG